In the genome of Vicinamibacterales bacterium, the window GTTCTCGAGCGGGTTCTTGAGCTCGATCTCCTTGGCGACGGTCACGCCGTCCTTGGTGATGAGCGGCGATCCGAACTTCTTGTCGAGGACGACATTGCGGCCCTTGGGGCCGAGGGTGACCTTCACTGCATCGGCGAGGGCGTTGACCCCGTGCAACAAGGCCTGCCGTGACTGCTCGCCGTAAATAATCTGCTTTGCCATCGTGGTCTGCTCCGTTCAGGATTGGGTGAATTGCAGGGATCGACTACTCGAGAATCGCCAGCACTTCCTCTTCGCGCATGATCAGGAAATCTTCGCCATCGAGCTTGATTTCCTGGCCCGAGTACTTCCCGAAGAGGATCGTGTCGCCGGCCTTGACGTCGAGCGCGATGCGTCCGCCGTCGTCCTTCACCTTGCCGGCTCCAACGGCGACAACCTTGCCCTGCTGCGGCTTTTCCTTGGCGGAATCCGGGATGATGATGCCGCCGATCTTCTGTTCACCCTCTTCGATGCGCTTGACGAGAATTCGGTCGTGTAGCGGTCTGGCTTTCATCGATGTTACCCCCACTGAATCTGCGGTTGCACGGCCCGGCGGCGCGCCGGGGCGGTTTGGCACTCGCGGGGTGCCGGAGTTAGCACCCGAACGCGATACTGTTAGCACTCGATATGCTCGAGTGCCAATTATAGCCCCTCTGTGAGCGCTGTCAAGGGGCGTGGGGCAGTCGAGACGCTTCTCGGTTTTGCGTGGGCTGTCGTGCGAGGCCGGCA includes:
- the groES gene encoding co-chaperone GroES, whose product is MKARPLHDRILVKRIEEGEQKIGGIIIPDSAKEKPQQGKVVAVGAGKVKDDGGRIALDVKAGDTILFGKYSGQEIKLDGEDFLIMREEEVLAILE